From one Staphylococcus kloosii genomic stretch:
- the gdpS gene encoding GGDEF domain-containing protein GdpS, whose protein sequence is MFEAIVYNIAVTVAGIYLFHRLQYSENKIMVFSKEYVSVLMTILALLLSAYPIPLFNTYYLELTFVPLLFIGRYTNAVYTVAAAVIVSLVNIFIFDHSIISGIILTVIAIIVSTVGPFLKQSDIMAVQILNGISLIIYLILALISPYVELMEVLFLIPISFVLTLTSSITFVDIWHFFSLVNRYEHEDSIDYLTGLGNVKEFDRHLNEVSSIAEQNNESLGLLLIDIDGFKDVNDQYSHKAGDAVLRQMAQLLINYVPQHFKIYRNGGEEFSIVLRDYTLDQCVKLSESIRTGVEQSSFHLPDKAVIKLSVSIGVGFLTKEDYKSQRKVFKDADDMLHVAKNEGRNQVMFNPIVKL, encoded by the coding sequence ATGTTTGAAGCTATTGTTTATAATATTGCAGTTACAGTAGCTGGTATATATTTATTCCACCGGCTACAATACTCAGAAAACAAAATTATGGTTTTTTCTAAAGAATATGTATCTGTATTAATGACCATTTTAGCGTTATTATTATCAGCTTATCCTATTCCTCTATTTAATACCTATTATCTCGAATTAACTTTCGTACCATTATTATTTATAGGAAGATATACGAATGCTGTATATACCGTTGCCGCAGCGGTTATTGTGTCATTGGTCAATATTTTTATTTTCGACCATTCGATTATAAGTGGCATCATTTTAACAGTTATTGCGATTATCGTAAGTACAGTAGGTCCATTTTTAAAACAAAGTGACATCATGGCAGTACAAATTCTTAATGGTATCAGTTTAATTATCTATTTAATATTAGCTTTGATTAGTCCTTATGTTGAATTAATGGAAGTATTGTTCTTAATTCCGATTTCATTCGTATTAACGTTAACGTCGTCTATTACCTTTGTCGATATTTGGCACTTCTTCTCATTAGTTAACAGATATGAGCATGAAGACAGTATCGATTATTTAACTGGATTAGGTAACGTTAAAGAATTTGATAGACATTTAAATGAGGTCTCAAGCATAGCAGAACAAAACAACGAAAGTTTAGGTTTATTACTTATTGATATAGATGGCTTCAAAGATGTAAACGATCAATACTCACATAAAGCTGGGGATGCAGTGCTAAGACAAATGGCACAATTACTCATAAACTATGTGCCACAACATTTTAAAATTTATCGTAATGGTGGCGAAGAATTTTCAATTGTACTTAGAGACTATACTTTAGATCAATGTGTAAAATTAAGTGAATCGATTCGTACTGGTGTGGAACAATCATCATTCCACTTACCAGATAAAGCAGTTATTAAACTGTCAGTTTCTATCGGCGTTGGATTTTTAACAAAAGAAGATTATAAATCTCAACGTAAAGTATTCAAAGATGCAGATGATATGTTGCATGTAGCAAAAAACGAAGGACGTAACCAAGTCATGTTTAATCCTATCGTTAAATTATAA
- the murB gene encoding UDP-N-acetylmuramate dehydrogenase: protein MNSFRKDVLVVHKDSILKELEALVPESIIKVDEPLKRYTYTETGGKADYYLTPTSNEHVQAILRFAYKNDIPVTYLGNGSNIIIREGGIRGIVISLLSLDHIEVSDNVIITGSGAAIIDVSRKARDNSLTGLEFACGIPGSIGGAVFMNAGAYGGEVKDCIDYALCVNEQGDLITLTTNELELDYRNSIVQKQNLVVLEASFSLTPGDKTEIQSKMDDLTERRESKQPLEYPSCGSVFQRPPGHFAGKLIQDSDLQGYRIGGVEVSTKHAGFMVNVDNGTATDYENLIHYVQQTVKANFDIELNPEVRIIGEHPID, encoded by the coding sequence ATGAATTCATTCAGAAAGGATGTTCTAGTAGTGCATAAAGATTCTATCTTAAAAGAACTAGAAGCGCTTGTTCCTGAAAGTATTATTAAAGTTGACGAGCCGCTTAAACGCTACACTTACACAGAAACTGGAGGTAAAGCGGATTATTATTTAACTCCAACTTCTAACGAACATGTACAAGCAATACTACGTTTCGCATATAAAAATGACATACCTGTTACATATTTAGGCAACGGTTCTAATATTATTATTCGAGAAGGCGGAATTAGAGGCATCGTTATTAGTTTATTATCATTAGATCATATTGAAGTGTCAGACAATGTCATTATTACTGGTAGTGGTGCTGCTATAATTGATGTTTCACGTAAAGCAAGAGATAATTCACTTACAGGCTTAGAATTTGCATGTGGTATACCTGGCTCAATCGGAGGCGCTGTATTTATGAATGCTGGCGCTTATGGTGGAGAAGTAAAAGATTGTATCGATTACGCATTGTGCGTTAATGAACAAGGCGATCTTATTACGCTAACAACTAATGAACTAGAATTAGACTATCGTAATAGTATTGTACAAAAACAAAACTTAGTCGTACTTGAGGCTTCATTCTCGCTTACACCTGGCGACAAAACGGAAATCCAAAGTAAGATGGATGATTTAACAGAACGTCGTGAATCTAAACAACCATTAGAATACCCTTCTTGCGGCAGTGTTTTCCAAAGACCACCAGGTCACTTTGCAGGAAAATTAATTCAAGATTCCGATTTACAAGGTTATCGCATCGGTGGTGTTGAAGTTTCTACAAAACATGCCGGCTTTATGGTTAATGTAGATAACGGAACTGCAACTGATTACGAAAATCTTATTCATTATGTTCAACAAACAGTCAAAGCTAACTTCGATATCGAACTTAATCCTGAAGTTAGAATAATTGGTGAACATCCAATAGATTAA
- a CDS encoding glycosyltransferase family 4 protein, which translates to MYTLLLIIFSMIVSLILTPIIIKVSQKMDIVDKPNFRKVHTKPVSVLGGTVILFSFLLGIWLGHPIETEVKPLVIGSVLIYLVGLIDDIYDLKPIIKLIGQIVAAIVVVYYGVTIDFISLPIGPTIHFGILSVPITIIWIVAITNAINLIDGLDGLASGVSAIALATIGFIAILQANIFIIMICSVLIGALLGFLCFNFHPAKIFLGDSGALLIGFIVGFLSLLGFKNITFVSLFFPIVILAVPFIDTLFAMIRRVKKGQHIMQADKSHLHHKLLDLGYSHRQTVLLIYSIAILFSLSSIILYLSQSWGVIMMLILIVITIELIVEFTGLIDDEYRPLLKLIEKKEHQD; encoded by the coding sequence ATGTATACATTATTATTAATCATTTTCTCAATGATCGTCAGTTTAATACTTACACCAATAATCATAAAAGTATCGCAAAAAATGGATATTGTAGATAAACCCAATTTTAGAAAAGTACATACTAAGCCAGTATCTGTTCTAGGTGGTACTGTTATTTTGTTTTCTTTTCTACTGGGTATCTGGTTAGGACATCCGATTGAAACGGAGGTTAAACCGCTAGTTATTGGTTCTGTATTAATCTATCTTGTCGGTTTAATTGATGATATATATGATTTGAAACCAATAATTAAATTGATTGGTCAAATTGTTGCAGCAATCGTTGTTGTTTATTATGGTGTAACAATTGACTTTATTTCATTACCTATTGGTCCGACGATTCATTTTGGAATTTTAAGTGTACCAATTACAATTATTTGGATTGTAGCAATTACTAATGCCATTAATTTAATAGACGGCCTCGATGGTCTTGCGTCTGGTGTTTCTGCAATTGCATTAGCAACTATAGGTTTTATCGCCATATTACAAGCTAACATATTTATCATTATGATTTGTAGTGTGTTAATCGGCGCATTGTTAGGATTTTTATGTTTCAACTTTCACCCAGCTAAAATTTTCTTAGGTGATAGTGGTGCATTACTTATAGGCTTTATCGTAGGATTTTTATCGTTACTTGGCTTTAAAAATATAACATTCGTGTCGTTATTTTTCCCAATCGTTATCTTAGCGGTACCTTTTATAGATACACTTTTCGCTATGATAAGACGTGTGAAAAAAGGGCAACATATTATGCAAGCTGATAAATCACATTTACATCATAAATTATTAGACTTAGGCTATTCACATAGACAAACAGTATTACTTATTTATTCAATAGCGATTTTATTTAGTCTTTCTAGTATCATATTGTATTTGTCTCAATCATGGGGCGTAATTATGATGTTGATTTTAATTGTTATAACTATCGAATTAATAGTAGAATTTACTGGTCTAATTGATGATGAATATCGACCGTTATTAAAATTAATAGAGAAAAAAGAACATCAAGATTAA
- a CDS encoding CHY zinc finger protein: MVKVYGSTVDDETRCTHYQTPLDVIAIKFKCCDKYYPCYKCHNEHESHQIVRWESSEFDQKAILCGVCKHELTINEYMMTETCPNCNAHFNNRCKFHYHLYFVI, translated from the coding sequence ATGGTTAAAGTATATGGTTCTACAGTAGACGATGAAACAAGATGTACACACTATCAAACACCATTAGATGTTATCGCTATTAAATTTAAATGTTGCGATAAATATTATCCTTGTTATAAATGTCATAACGAACATGAATCACATCAAATAGTGCGCTGGGAGTCCTCTGAGTTTGACCAAAAAGCGATACTATGTGGCGTTTGTAAACATGAACTTACAATTAATGAATATATGATGACAGAAACATGCCCAAATTGTAACGCGCATTTTAACAATCGTTGTAAGTTTCACTATCATCTTTATTTTGTAATTTAA
- a CDS encoding EMYY motif lipoprotein, translating into MKKIISLILFVCLIFILTACGNKHDADFKDFQSSLNDSKSKEHEVKKTLNKIHIEKLDSLRKTDTTDKNKKEINDIQNEINSDLVPKIKAYEKSANDLKAKTSELKGLKKTYKKDVKKQVYELNELKRFVDLCNQSIKANEDILDYTKLFEKNRSIVENNMKTAEKSGNSSDVATITKKIEDNNKELKQTAEKSTQTSNPKEIKASINNDIMPLINKQIKDLNQTNISDEHVNAARKHTIEMYYSLQNYYETREETLDIGQKLSTIDYKHLPKEGKDLDKYQDDFDKEFKKIKSKYN; encoded by the coding sequence ATGAAAAAAATCATAAGTTTAATCTTATTTGTCTGTCTCATTTTTATACTAACTGCCTGTGGTAATAAGCATGATGCTGATTTTAAAGACTTTCAATCGTCATTAAACGATTCGAAAAGTAAAGAACATGAAGTAAAAAAGACACTTAATAAAATACATATCGAAAAATTAGACTCATTAAGAAAGACTGATACTACAGATAAAAACAAAAAAGAAATTAATGATATACAAAACGAAATTAATAGTGATTTAGTACCTAAAATAAAAGCGTATGAAAAGTCTGCAAATGATCTTAAAGCAAAGACGAGTGAATTAAAAGGATTAAAGAAAACGTATAAAAAAGATGTAAAGAAACAAGTTTATGAGTTGAATGAACTTAAAAGGTTTGTGGATTTATGTAATCAATCTATTAAGGCTAACGAAGATATATTAGATTACACTAAATTATTTGAAAAAAATAGATCCATCGTAGAAAATAATATGAAAACAGCCGAAAAATCGGGTAATAGTAGCGATGTAGCAACGATTACCAAAAAAATAGAAGACAATAATAAGGAATTAAAACAAACAGCAGAAAAGAGTACGCAGACTTCAAATCCAAAAGAAATAAAAGCGTCAATTAACAATGACATTATGCCACTGATTAATAAACAAATTAAAGATTTGAATCAAACGAATATTAGTGATGAACACGTTAATGCAGCGCGCAAACACACGATAGAAATGTATTATAGTTTACAAAATTACTATGAAACGAGAGAAGAGACTTTAGATATTGGTCAAAAATTATCGACAATTGATTACAAACATTTACCTAAAGAAGGTAAAGATTTAGATAAATATCAAGATGATTTCGATAAAGAATTCAAAAAAATAAAGTCTAAATACAATTAA
- the ytxJ gene encoding bacillithiol system redox-active protein YtxJ, whose translation MAIKLSSIDQFEQVVNENKYVFVFKHSETCPISANAYDQFNKFLYERDMDGYYLVVQQERKLSDYIEEQTQVKHESPQAFYFVDGKAIWNASHEQINVSSLAKAEE comes from the coding sequence ATGGCTATAAAGCTGAGTTCGATTGACCAGTTTGAACAAGTCGTCAATGAAAATAAATATGTTTTTGTGTTTAAGCATAGTGAAACATGCCCAATATCAGCAAACGCATATGATCAATTCAATAAATTTTTATATGAAAGAGACATGGATGGATACTATTTAGTAGTCCAACAAGAGCGTAAATTATCTGATTACATTGAAGAACAAACACAAGTTAAACATGAATCACCACAAGCGTTTTATTTCGTAGATGGAAAAGCAATATGGAACGCTAGTCATGAACAAATTAATGTTTCATCATTAGCTAAAGCAGAAGAATAA
- a CDS encoding threonine/serine exporter family protein, with translation MSESITIIDENKVIDLVLIAGRILLESGAETYRVEDTMNRMAASYGLEDTYSFVTSTAIIFSLNNRTNTRLIRIRERTTDLEKIALTNSLSRKISNNEITIDEAKNELIELHRSSLQYSFYTQFFAAMIACGFFLFMFGGVAHDFIFAAIAGALAFLTFGFVQKFIQIKFFSEFISAAVVITFGAICTKLGLALNQDTITIAGVMPLVPGILITNAIRDLLAGELLAGMSRGVEAALTAFAIGAGVAIVLLIF, from the coding sequence ATGTCCGAATCAATCACCATTATTGATGAAAATAAAGTGATTGACCTAGTGCTTATTGCAGGTAGAATACTACTTGAAAGCGGTGCTGAAACTTATCGCGTCGAAGATACAATGAATCGTATGGCCGCAAGTTATGGCCTTGAAGATACATATAGCTTTGTAACTTCTACTGCTATTATTTTTTCGTTGAATAATCGTACAAACACAAGATTAATTCGTATAAGAGAACGAACTACAGATTTAGAGAAAATTGCGCTAACAAATAGTTTATCGCGTAAAATATCAAATAATGAAATAACAATTGATGAAGCTAAAAATGAACTTATTGAATTACATCGTTCATCTTTACAATATTCATTTTACACACAATTTTTTGCAGCAATGATTGCTTGTGGCTTTTTCTTATTTATGTTCGGTGGTGTCGCACATGACTTTATATTTGCAGCTATCGCCGGTGCACTAGCCTTTTTAACTTTTGGCTTTGTGCAAAAATTTATTCAAATTAAATTCTTCTCAGAATTTATTAGTGCCGCAGTCGTCATTACATTTGGTGCCATATGTACAAAATTGGGATTAGCTTTAAACCAAGATACGATAACCATTGCCGGTGTTATGCCTTTAGTTCCCGGTATTTTAATTACCAACGCGATTCGTGATTTATTAGCTGGTGAATTATTAGCTGGTATGTCGCGTGGTGTTGAAGCGGCGCTTACTGCTTTTGCCATAGGTGCAGGCGTAGCCATCGTATTATTGATATTTTAA
- a CDS encoding GrpB family protein: MYSKVQPLITASNNPDFKRQYKEIQAVLFNLLDSPVKSTYHIGGTSHFSYPTEPVLDILVGVNNLHDITALDEKRLNYEGFYRLHHSYKKKVIMAKFNNLIELKQVVRLHILQQDSDLFEQYLTVHDYLSNDQNVAMSFAQRKQEILNNVETIRAYENQKQQVFSTLYKQIPKK, encoded by the coding sequence ATGTATAGCAAAGTTCAACCACTTATAACTGCATCTAACAATCCAGATTTTAAACGACAATATAAAGAGATTCAAGCTGTGTTATTTAATTTATTAGATTCACCAGTTAAATCTACATATCATATAGGTGGTACTAGCCATTTTAGTTATCCAACTGAACCTGTTTTAGATATTTTAGTTGGCGTAAATAACTTGCATGATATTACGGCTTTAGATGAAAAACGTTTAAATTATGAAGGTTTTTACCGTTTACATCATTCATATAAAAAGAAAGTCATTATGGCAAAATTCAATAATTTAATTGAGTTAAAACAAGTTGTTCGCTTACATATATTACAACAAGATAGCGATTTATTCGAACAATATTTAACGGTGCATGATTACCTATCTAATGACCAAAATGTAGCAATGTCATTTGCACAACGTAAACAAGAAATTTTAAATAATGTAGAAACAATACGTGCATATGAAAATCAAAAACAACAAGTCTTCTCTACTTTATATAAACAAATACCTAAAAAATAA
- the pepT gene encoding peptidase T, with product MKSEIIERLKRYVQIDTQSNPESENTPSTDKQWDLLHLLEQELQDFGLTTELDDNGYLFATLESNVSYDLPTVGFLAHVDTSPDFNATNVNPQIIEDYDGQPIKLGHTNRILSQDTFPAMRKVEGHTLMVTDGTSLLGADDKAGVVEIMEALKYLITHPEVKHGRIRVGFTPDEEIGRGPHKFDVEKFNADFAYTMDGSELGELQYESFNAASAVVTTNGVNVHPGSAKNAMINAILLGNQFNALLPQNEVPERTEGYEGFYHLMQFNGDVEKATLQYIIRDHDRQQFELRKKQMLEIADNINAHYEDDPVQVSINDQYYNMGEKIEPNPHVIDIPKRVFAKLNIEPNTEPIRGGTDGSQLSYKGLPTPNIFTGCANFHGPFEYASIDVMEQAVSVIVNIAEEVVNYYDEQ from the coding sequence ATGAAATCAGAAATAATAGAAAGATTAAAACGATACGTCCAAATTGACACTCAATCTAATCCAGAATCAGAAAATACGCCATCAACTGACAAACAATGGGATTTATTACATTTATTGGAGCAAGAATTACAAGATTTCGGCCTAACTACAGAATTAGACGACAATGGTTATCTATTTGCAACGTTAGAAAGTAATGTTTCTTATGATTTACCTACAGTTGGATTTTTAGCTCACGTCGATACGTCACCGGACTTTAACGCAACTAACGTAAATCCTCAGATTATCGAAGATTATGACGGTCAACCGATTAAACTAGGTCATACAAATCGCATATTAAGCCAAGACACGTTCCCTGCTATGCGTAAAGTTGAAGGACACACATTAATGGTTACTGATGGTACATCGTTATTAGGCGCTGATGATAAAGCTGGTGTTGTAGAAATTATGGAAGCATTAAAATATTTAATTACACACCCTGAAGTAAAACACGGCCGTATTCGCGTTGGATTTACCCCTGATGAAGAAATTGGGCGCGGACCACATAAGTTCGATGTTGAAAAATTCAATGCGGATTTTGCTTATACAATGGATGGTAGTGAATTAGGTGAATTACAATACGAAAGTTTCAATGCCGCTTCGGCAGTTGTAACAACAAACGGCGTCAATGTACACCCTGGTTCAGCAAAAAACGCTATGATTAATGCCATCTTACTTGGCAATCAATTTAATGCTTTGTTACCACAAAATGAAGTTCCAGAAAGAACTGAAGGCTATGAAGGATTTTACCATTTAATGCAATTTAATGGCGATGTAGAAAAAGCTACACTCCAATACATTATTCGTGATCACGATCGCCAACAATTTGAATTACGTAAAAAACAAATGCTAGAAATTGCAGATAATATTAATGCGCATTATGAAGATGACCCAGTACAAGTTTCAATCAATGATCAATATTATAATATGGGCGAAAAAATCGAACCTAATCCGCACGTTATCGATATTCCAAAAAGAGTGTTTGCAAAATTAAATATCGAACCTAACACTGAACCTATTCGTGGCGGTACAGATGGTTCACAATTATCTTACAAGGGACTACCTACACCAAACATTTTTACTGGTTGTGCTAACTTCCATGGTCCATTCGAATATGCTTCTATCGATGTTATGGAACAAGCAGTGTCTGTCATTGTAAATATTGCTGAGGAAGTAGTTAATTACTACGATGAACAATAA
- a CDS encoding threonine/serine exporter family protein has protein sequence MLYYLSQFVISFIATTLFSIIFNAPRRLLLACGFVGAMGWIIYKFTLDADLGKVMAAFLGSLILGVMSHTMSRRYKRPVIIFIVPGLIPLVPGGLAYEATRLLVSNNYTHAVNTFLEVTLISGAIAFGILCAEIMYYIYTRIKQYYGKMKGKTYKKSYDINNRA, from the coding sequence TTGTTATATTATTTAAGTCAATTTGTTATTAGTTTCATAGCCACGACGCTCTTCTCCATTATCTTTAATGCGCCTCGTCGCCTATTATTGGCATGTGGTTTTGTTGGCGCTATGGGTTGGATTATATATAAATTCACACTTGATGCAGACCTCGGTAAAGTAATGGCAGCTTTTTTAGGAAGTTTAATATTAGGCGTCATGAGTCATACGATGAGCCGTCGTTATAAACGACCGGTAATTATATTTATCGTACCTGGACTTATCCCGCTCGTGCCTGGTGGTTTAGCTTATGAGGCAACAAGATTGCTTGTTTCAAATAACTATACACATGCCGTAAATACTTTTCTAGAAGTAACCCTTATTTCTGGTGCCATCGCCTTCGGTATATTATGTGCAGAAATAATGTATTACATATATACGCGAATCAAGCAATATTATGGTAAAATGAAGGGCAAAACATATAAAAAATCTTATGATATCAATAACAGAGCTTAA
- a CDS encoding glycerate kinase has product MKVLVAMDEFNGIISSYQANRYVEEAIANKIPKADIVQVPLFNGRHELMDSVFLWQSGTKYRVTAHDADMNEVEAVYGITDNNMTVIEGNLFLKGHKPTRERSSYGMGEVIANALDNQSEHIIISLGGIDSFDGGAGMLQALGVKFYDDEAVEVDTRQGTHILKQIRSVDFSNIHPRLKDVNFQLMSDFDSKLYGKKSEIMQIYEAKHMSREEAVEIDNLIWYFSEILKGELHSAIGLVERGGAGGGIASLLSHLYQAEILTSHELVDQLTHLESLIEQADLIIFGEGVNEDDQLLETTTIRIAELATKHQKPAIAVCATSDKFDQFETMGVTAMFNTFIEMPESYTDFKMGIQIRHYTIQALKLLQTPFNVE; this is encoded by the coding sequence ATGAAAGTATTAGTAGCTATGGATGAATTTAACGGAATAATTTCTAGTTATCAAGCCAATAGATATGTGGAAGAGGCAATTGCTAATAAAATACCAAAAGCTGATATCGTGCAAGTGCCATTGTTTAATGGACGCCATGAATTAATGGATTCGGTATTTTTATGGCAATCAGGGACGAAATATAGAGTGACGGCACACGATGCAGACATGAATGAAGTAGAGGCAGTTTATGGCATTACAGATAACAATATGACGGTTATTGAAGGGAATTTATTCCTCAAAGGCCATAAACCTACACGTGAACGTTCAAGTTATGGCATGGGGGAAGTGATTGCTAATGCTTTAGATAACCAATCAGAACATATCATTATCTCATTAGGTGGTATTGATAGTTTTGATGGTGGTGCTGGTATGTTACAAGCATTAGGCGTTAAATTTTATGATGACGAGGCAGTAGAAGTCGATACGCGTCAAGGTACACATATTTTAAAACAAATACGTAGTGTTGATTTTTCTAATATACATCCGCGCTTAAAAGACGTAAATTTCCAATTAATGTCAGATTTTGATAGTAAATTATATGGCAAGAAAAGTGAAATTATGCAGATTTATGAAGCGAAGCATATGAGTCGTGAAGAAGCAGTTGAGATTGATAATTTAATTTGGTATTTCAGTGAAATTTTAAAAGGTGAGTTACATAGTGCTATTGGTTTAGTAGAACGTGGTGGCGCTGGTGGCGGTATCGCTTCTCTTTTAAGTCATTTGTATCAGGCTGAAATATTAACGAGTCATGAACTTGTAGATCAACTTACGCATTTAGAATCATTAATTGAACAAGCGGACTTAATTATTTTTGGTGAAGGTGTGAATGAAGATGACCAGTTGTTAGAGACAACAACAATTCGTATTGCTGAATTAGCGACGAAACATCAAAAGCCTGCTATAGCTGTTTGTGCAACGAGTGATAAATTTGATCAGTTTGAAACGATGGGTGTTACGGCAATGTTTAATACCTTTATCGAAATGCCAGAAAGTTACACTGATTTTAAAATGGGTATTCAAATCAGACATTATACGATACAAGCTTTGAAATTATTACAGACTCCATTTAATGTTGAATAA
- a CDS encoding YigZ family protein, protein MEQQSIITIKKAHTIENVISKSRFIAQIKPVQSEEEAKQFIAEVKQHHNEATHNCSAYTIGDNMNIQKANDDGEPSGTAGVPMLEILKKLDVHNACVVVTRYFGGIKLGGGGLIRAYSGAVRDVIHDLGRVQLLPAIPTKVTIAYDLTGKFEHELASTNFIHRDTEYTDKVSYLIDVLATEYDDFIAFLNRTTASNFDITEEDVKRLPFDIETP, encoded by the coding sequence ATGGAACAACAATCAATTATTACTATTAAAAAAGCACATACTATAGAAAATGTTATTAGTAAATCACGCTTTATAGCTCAAATTAAGCCTGTTCAATCAGAAGAAGAAGCAAAGCAATTTATTGCTGAAGTTAAACAACATCACAACGAAGCGACTCATAATTGTTCTGCCTATACCATTGGAGATAATATGAACATACAAAAAGCAAATGATGATGGCGAACCTAGTGGTACTGCCGGCGTTCCAATGCTTGAAATATTAAAAAAGTTAGATGTACATAACGCATGCGTCGTCGTTACAAGATACTTTGGCGGTATTAAATTAGGTGGCGGTGGTCTAATTCGTGCATACAGTGGTGCCGTTAGAGATGTTATCCATGATCTTGGTCGCGTACAGTTACTACCGGCAATACCTACTAAAGTAACAATCGCTTATGATTTGACTGGAAAATTTGAACATGAACTTGCTTCCACTAATTTTATTCATCGCGATACGGAATATACTGATAAAGTAAGCTATTTAATAGATGTATTAGCTACTGAATATGATGATTTCATCGCATTTTTAAACCGTACAACTGCGAGCAACTTCGACATAACCGAGGAAGATGTTAAACGCCTACCATTCGACATTGAAACACCATAA